The bacterium genome contains the following window.
AAAGAGCTTCAAGAACAGGGTAAAATCCTGACACAAATAGCCCAAATTTTGAATATAAAGTTCAAAAAACAACAAACCGCTATCTGGGAACAGATAAAATTATTCTCATATGAAGAATTAAGACAGATATTCGAATTACTCCTCCAAACTGATTTAAGCCTTAAATCCTGCGATTACAGAACCCATCCATTAGTTATAGAATTACTTATTTTTAAAACCTGTAAAGGTTAAAGTAACCCTTCAGGATATAGCCACAGAGTCACAGAGAACACAGAGGGAATATATAACTACGAATGAACACAAATACAAAAAAATTTGTAGTACGAGGCTTTAGCCTCGCTTCTGGCAAGCCAAAAGGCGAACCTAAAGATTCGCACTACATTTATGGGATGTCAGAGGTTAATTCGTGTGCATTTGTGGTTAATTTCCTTAATTCTCTGTGAACTCTGTGCCTCTGTGGCTGAACGCTTACGATTTTTAATTGACATAATAGATATTTTATGGTATATTTTTATAAGAAAGAAAATGGTAATGGATTTAGATATAAAATTAAAACCATATTATGATTTTGTGCCAAAAGAAGGTGTTATGCCCCTTAACCAGGGGAACAAATATGCAATTTTACCCTGGGGTGATGTTGAAAATGCCAAATTAGCCGTTTTTATAGACGCGATGACCTTCCTTGATGTCCGAAAGCATGCCCAAAAAAGGATTGACCGAGAGGTAGGGGGATTCCTTATTGGAGATGCCCTGCAGGAAAAAGGAGCCCTTTTTATTCAGATAACTCATCTGATGATGGTTCAGGAAATTCAACATAAAAGTGGTGAGTTTATTTTTACTCATGAGGTCTGGAAGACCATTGATAGTTTAATGTCAGAACGCTATCATGATAAGCAATTGTTAGGTTGGTATCACACCCATCCGGGGATTGGGCTATTTTTATCTCCAGAGGATAAGTTTATCCAGAATAACTTTTTCAATCACCCCTGGCAGGTAACATTGGTCCTGGACCCATTGACTAAATATCAAGTGTTTTATTATAGCCAGAAAACAAAATTAGTCAATGTTGGTTTCTATATTTATACAGATAAGAAAAATAAAGAGATTTTAGTGCGTTTAATGCGAGAACTTGAAATTGGTGAAAAACGAGAAAAATGTGGTCGTTACCGTGCCCACCACATACTGACTTAATATAGACATCTTTCAGCCTTCAGGAGACAGAAGATATAGCAGTTATTAGTCAAAATTTTACTCAGGGTGGATAAGTAAAAAATCCAAAATCCCAAGCACCAAATCTCAAATAAGCACCAAATTCCAGTAACCGTTCAGGCTATATATCAAAAGTGTAAGAAAGGGGATAAGGAGATAAGAGTGATATGGAGATAAGATAATAGAAATAGATTGAAATTTATAGAAATAGGTAGAAATTGATTGTGGAAAAC
Protein-coding sequences here:
- a CDS encoding Mov34/MPN/PAD-1 family protein; the encoded protein is MVMDLDIKLKPYYDFVPKEGVMPLNQGNKYAILPWGDVENAKLAVFIDAMTFLDVRKHAQKRIDREVGGFLIGDALQEKGALFIQITHLMMVQEIQHKSGEFIFTHEVWKTIDSLMSERYHDKQLLGWYHTHPGIGLFLSPEDKFIQNNFFNHPWQVTLVLDPLTKYQVFYYSQKTKLVNVGFYIYTDKKNKEILVRLMRELEIGEKREKCGRYRAHHILT